The Paenibacillus dendritiformis region AGGCGCCGAGCGCAGCGGCGGTCGCGGCGCGGGCCGGGGCGAGCGCGGCGGGAAGCGCGCCGCCCGAGGCGATGAGCGCGGCGGCGGCAACGGGCGCCGCGGGCGTCAGGGCGGCCCAGGCGCGCGCGAGGAGGCTGCGCCGCAGCCATGGCGCGGCGGCAAGGCTGGCGCCGAGGCGCAGCCGGCGGGTTCGCCGGGAGCGGATGCGAGCGTGGAGGAATTGGCCGAGTCGTTCGAGGGCGAATGGTACAATCAGGCCGAGTTCCGCGAGCGGCAGGGCCGGCGGGGCCGCGGCGGGCGCGGGAATGAGCCGCAGGTGAATCCGTATGAGCGCAGCTCCGGGAAGCGGGCTCGCGGCAAGGGCGGCATTCGCCTCGGCCAGGATAACGGCGCCAAGGCGGAGAAGGCCGGTTCGCAGCCGGACGGCGAGAACTGGGTCGATGATCTGATTGAACGGGCCGAGGCGGAAGCGAAAGAGACGCAGCGCCGTTTCGACTTCGGATCCGGACGCGGCGGATACGGCCGGCGCAGCAGCGACGCGCCGAACGGCGGCGGCAAGAAGGGCCGCAAGAGCACGTCCGAGAGCGGCATTTTCATCGGCGAGCCGGCCGCCCGGGCGCGGAAGCAAGCGGGCCAAGCCGTGCGCAAGAAGCGGAAGGCAAGCAGCCAGACCGCCAAGTTCGTGCGCAAGAAGCGGTAAGGCATGAGACGGCCAGGCGGCCCTTCGGGGCCGCTCCTTCGGCCGAGCATCCAAAATCCCCTTCAACTGAAAAAGTTTTCTAAATTCATTTGCTTTTTATAATTGAATATGTTATACTTACATTGTTGTTAAATTTGAACCGCTATTCACATATTGAAAAGGGTATCATTTTACACAATGGAACTTTTTTCAATATGTGAATTTTTTTATATCTGATGTAAAAAATGGATCATATTCATTTAATTTTTGGAGGTTTATCCATGCAAACAGGTACAGTAAAATGGTTTAACGCAGAAAAAGGCTTCGGCTTCATCGAAGTCGAAGGCGGCAGTGACGTATTCGTACACTTCAGCGCAATCAATGGTGACGGCTTCAAGTCCTTGGACGAAGGCCAACGCGTACAATTCGATGTGGTACAAGGCAACCGCGGACCACAAGCGGAAAACGTAACCAAGCTGTAAGTAAAAGCCAAGCCGGACTGCTCTGAACGTACGTGAGGGGCAGTTCTTTCTTTTGGTCCGATTATCAAAAGGAGGGGTATCAAGATGAATTATCGCAAGAAGCCAGTAGAGGAAATTCCGGTGGAGAACACGGCAATCTGGTCGTGCACGAATGAGGACTGCAACGGCTGGATGCGGGACAATTTTGCCTTCGATCTGGAGCCGACTTGTCCGATGTGCTCCTCTGCCATGGCACGTGATATGAAAATGCTGCCTTTGCTTGTCAATACGAACGGCGATTCGAAAGCCAAGAGGTCAGACGAATAGCCGCGGGCTATCCTCCTCTGTCATATCAAGGAGCTGACCGATGGTGAGCTTCTTGTACAGCAGGGGATGGTTCCTTTGTTGATGAATCGGAATTAGATGCAGTTGCAGGTTATATGCGAGGGCCTTCCGCTTTATGCGGTTGGCCCTTGCTGCGTTATGTTGAAGTGTTCTTGATTCGCCCCCGGGGTCCTCTCAATTGCGTCTGTGTGGCTTGAATTGTCTGTTCGCCAGAGCCATGAGATGATTGGGTATTGGATATTCTATTCTTATGGGCACCCACCTTCCCGAGTTATGAAAACGATTAATCGGCCGGCATACATATGGTATAATATACATATTGTTATTGTTGGGAGAGGAAGGGCTAGGTGATGGCAAATGACTCCTGCGGATATTTCTCTGGTTCATGTGGTGCTCCGCATGGTGCTGGCCGTCGTGTTGGGCGGCTTCATCGGGCTGGAGCGTGAGAAGCGAAGCCAGGCTGCCGGACTGCGGACGCATATGCTGGTTAGTCTCGGGTCGGCGCTTGTCATGCTGATCTCGGTGTACGGATTTCCCGTTCTCGATGGGCGCGGCAAGGCGCAGGTTGATGTGGCCCGGATTGCGGCTCAGGTGGTCAGCGGGGTCGGGTTCCTCGGAGCGGGTACGATTATTCGGAACGGCACAAGCGTCAAAGGGCTGACGACGGCCGCTTCGCTGTGGGTCTCGGCTGCGATCGGGCTGGCTTGCGGTTCGGGCTTCATTACGGCGGCGCTGCTCGGCTGCGGGTTATCTCTGGTCGCGCTGTGGGTGTTGAATCAATATGATATCAAAAACCGGGTCGCCCACCGTCTTCATCTGTTGGAGATTATCGCTGACGAACGGGAAGGCTGGCTGACCGCGATGACGAAGGAAGTCGAGGCGCAGGGCATGTCGGTGCGCAGCTTCCGCATGCATGCCGTCTCGACCGCACGGAGCAAGAGCTGGACCCGATGGCTGCAGCCGGAACGGGAAGAAGCAAGCGCTTCCGAAGAGCTCGATGATGCGGAAGGAAGAGATGAGGATGAGCAAGAACCTGCGGATGTGGCGGCGGGTTGCGGTCGTTATGTGCGAATCGAGCTAAAGGTGTTGGCCGAGGACATGAAGTCGATCGCCGCGTGCTCGGAGCTGCTTCTCGCCAAGGAAGGCGTTCGGGATGTGCGGCTCGTGTCTTGAATGCGTTTAGGTTCGCATGGGGAGTATCGTTGTTTTACGAGTGTGGAAGTTCGGTAATGGCGGCGGTATCGGCTTGAGTCGGACGGGGTTTTTTTGATACAATATAAGTCTAGTCCGATTGCTGTCTTGCCGGTATCAGCGCCTTCCTGATGGAATGGGTGCGACCGGACGGGATTAGGGATTGGGCACTCATTACTGTCGTGCGTTGGAGGTCGTCGATCATGGGGAAAAAGACCGATGGCAAGGTATTGGCTCAAAATAAAAAGGCGTCCCATGATTATTTCATTGAGGACACCTATGAGGCCGGCATGGTGCTCACGGGAACGGAGATCAAGTCGCTGCGGCTGGGCAAGGCGAACATCGGAGATGCGTTCGCTACGATTCGGAACGGCGAAGTGTTCGTGCATAATATGCACATCAGCCCATTCGAGCAGGGCAACCGGTTCAATCCGGGGGATCCGACCCGGGCGCGCAAGCTGCTGCTTCATAAGGAGCAGATCAGCAAGCTGATCGGCTTGACGAAGCAGGAAGGCTATACGCTGGTGCCGCTTAAAATTTATGTGCGCAACGGCTATGCGAAGCTGCTGATTGGCCTTGGACGCGGGAAGAAGAATTACGACAAGCGTGAATCGGCCGCCAAGCGCGATGCGCAGCGCGAGATTCAGCGGGCCCTGCGGGAGAAGCAGAAGTATTGAGCGGTGTCGGCAGGATGGACACTATCCAGTCTTCTCCCTCCTTGGCAAGAAGTGAATACACATTGTGGCCTGATTTATGGTATACTAAATGCATCGGCCGTATCGGCTTCAGGTGGAGCTGGCCGGACGATGGAATGCAATGCACCGATGTCTCGACATCTTAATCCGAGACGGACTACCCCTTGGGGTGAAGCCTAACTCTGCTTCGCTTCGATTATGGGGGCGTTCTTGGATTCGACGGGGATAGTTCGAGCATGGGTAGCGGGTAGTGGGGACGCGTCCGCTTCATCAACGCTAACGCCAAATTTAAACGGCAAACAACAAACTTCTTACGCTTTAGCAGCTTAATAACCTGCTAGCGTGCTTCTACCCTGCATCGCCCATGTGCCGGGATAGGGGCTCAACTTCAGTGGGATACGCCGCGTAGTCTCCGCCTGGGGCTAACGGAAGAAGACAATCAGGCTGACCTGTGAGAAAGCCGGTTACAGGGCGTTCCCGCAGGTGACATCAAAACTGTGACTACACCCGTAGAAGCCTGTGTGGCGTTATCTTCGGACAGGGGTTCGAATCCCCTCGCCTCCACCATCAGGAAAGCCGACCGCGTGAGGTCGGCTTTTTTGCGTCTATGTAAGGGAGGAGAAACAGCCAAGCCCGTAGAGACAGGGGGCGAGCGCGCATAGGGGGCTGTCGCTCCATGGAACAGCATTAACGGACAAGCACGTCGTTTGAATAGCATTTTCCGGAAGTGAGCCCATTTTTTCTTGGCGTGTTTTCTTTGTTTTTTTGGCCAACTTAGGTCTCCCTTGACATCGCTGAAATACATGCTACTATTATACAGACAGATAGTCGGTCGGTTAGTAAGGAGGTACAAAAATGAGAGTTGTAAAACAAGCGGAGGAACGCAGGAACGAAATACTTGACGCGGCGGATGAGCTTTTCGGTCAGAAGGGCTTTGATGGCACAAGTACTAACGATATTCTCGAAAAGGTCGGAATTGCGCGGGGAACCTTGTATCATCACTTCAAGTCGAAGGAGGATATTATGGACGCGCTGATTGAGCGGTATAGTGTCCGTCTTTTAGGTGCGGCGCAGGAAATTGCCGCAGACAAGAGCATCCCCGTCGTCGACCGCATTATCCGCGTTGTTATGGCACTGAACATAAGCGGCGGAAGCAGCAGTAAGGAAATTATGGAGCACATTCATAAGCCGCAGAATGCACTTATGCATCAGAAAATACAAAGGGTCATCATCAACGGCGTTCCGCCCATACTGACAGAAATCATCCGCGAGGGCATTGAGCAGGGAATGTTCAACACACCGTTTCCGTATGAGTGCATGGAAATGGTTGTGACCTATGCGAATACAGTTTTTGATGACGATATGGTTCAAATGACGAACGAAGAGCGTGCTTCACGCATGCAGGCGTTTGTTTTCAACACAGAAAGGCTGCTCGGTGCCCAAAGCGGAAGTCTTATGCACGTTATGCAGATGTTTGGCGACCGAAATGGATGAAGAAATGAATAATTCAACAAAGCCATTCAGAAATTTCTACTTTTGTGGTCGGGACAGTTTATTTCAGCAATAGGAAGCGGGCTTACGTCGTTCGGGCTGGGGATTTGCGTTTTCCAGCAGACAGGAAAGGCATCGGCCATGGCACTTGTAACTGAAATCGGTAAAAAAGCTCCAAGACAGAGGTGACTTATGTATTACAGGATAATCCGCAATGATATTTTAAAGAGCAAAGCAGTTACCCTGACTACAATGATATTTATCGCTGCCGCGGCTATGCTTGTTTCACTTGCGGCGATACTCGTCGTCAATCTTTCGGGCGCGCTGGATACGCTGATGACACAAGCGAAAACTCCGCATTTTATGCAGATGCATTCGGGTGAACTTAATACTGCACGGCTTACATCTTTTGCGGAGCAAAATAGCAATGTCGACGAATTTCAGGTGCTTGAATTTCTTAACATGGACGGCGCTCGGATTATATTTGAAGATCGTTCGCTTGCGAATAGTGTTCAGGACAATGGGCTTAGCATACAGAGCGAGAAGTTCGATTATCTCCTTGGTCTTGACGGAAACGTCATAAACGTATCCGACGGCGAGCTTTATGTTCCGATAAGCTATATGAAGGACAACACCACAAAGGTCGGTGACAAGGCCGTAATAAGCGGAAAGGAATTTACCGTTGCGGGTTTTCTCCGCGATTCGCAGATGAATTCCATGCTCTCCTCCTCAAAGAGATTTCTTGTAAGTAGAAATGATTACGCGGAACTAAAAAACCATGGAAATATAGAGTATCTGATTGAGTTTAGGTTAAAGGATTTATCGAAGCTCAGCGAATTCGAAACGGCTTATGCTTCTGCGGGACTTGAAGCGAACGGGCCAACCATTACATATCCGCTTTTCAAAACGATTAACGCAGTTTCCGACGGGATGATGATTGGGGTTGTCCTTCTTGTAAGCGTACTTGTCGTTACAATTGCATTTATGTGCATACGCTTTACGCTCCTTGCGAAAATCGAAGATGATTACCGCGAAATTGGCGTTATGATGGCAATCGGGCTGCGGATCTCCGACATAAAGAAGATTTATCTTGCGAAGTACGCGGCGATTGCGGCGGCAGGCTGCATACTCGGTTTTGCACTTTCGTTTCTGTTCAAAGGCATGCTTCTTGAAAATATCCGGCTTTATATGGGTGAAAGCGAAAATTCTTCTTTTGCCTTGTTGTTCGGAATATTCGGCATACTGCTTGTATTCCTTGCAATCATTGCCTATGTAAGCGGAGTGCTGAGACGCTTTCGGAAAATATCTGCCGCCGAAGCAATCCGTTTTGGCACTTCACAGGAAAAAACCGCGGGCGCAAAGCGTTTTAACCTGAGCGGAAACAGGCTGTTTAACACGAATATTTTTCTCGGTGTCAAAGATGTTCTCGCAAGGAAAAAGCTTTATGCCACAATGCTTGCGGTGCTGGTGATTTCTGCATTTATCATAATTGTTCCGCAGAACCTGTACAACACGATATCCTCAAAAAACTTCATCAAATATATGGGGATAGGTAATAGCGATATACGCATAGACATTCAGCAGACCGGCAATATTTCTGAAAAAGCCACTGAAATTATAAAAACAATGAGCAGCGACAGTGCCATTTCAAAGTATGCCGTGCTTACAACCAAAACATTCAAAGCAAAGACGGAGGACGGCTCGGAGGAAAGGTTAAAAATTGAGCTCGGCGACCATTCCATATTCCCTGTAGAATATGCCGAGGGCAGAGCACCCGCCGCAGAAGACGAAATTGCGCTGTCGGCTATGAACGCCAATGAGCTGAGCACAAAGGTCGGCGAAATCATTACCTTGGTGATTGAGGGGAAGGAAAAAAATCTCACGGTAAGCGGCATTTATTCCGACATTACCAACGGAGGTAAAACCGCAAAGGCTGTTTTCACTGACAATTCGGCGGACATTATGTGGTACGTGATCTGTGCGGAGCTGTCAGATCCATCTCTTATTGACAGTAAGGTTTTGGAATATGCGGACAGGTTTGAGTATGCAAAGGTTTCGGACATTGATGAATATATGGCACAGACATATGGCTCAACAATAAGCTCCGTCGGGAAGGCCTCCAAATCTGCCATTGCTGTCGCGCTGATTATATCGGTATTGGTTACCTTGTTGTTTATGAAAATGCTTGTTGCAAAAGACAGATATTCCATTGCCGTCATGAAAGCGTTCGGTTTTACCAATTGGGATATTCAGGTGCAGTATGTTTCCCGTTCGGTATTCGTGCTGATTGTCGGAATTGTTCTCGGCACGCTTCTGGCTAACACGCTCGGAGAGATGCTTGCGGGCGCGGTGATCTCCTCCTTTGGAGCGTCGACGTTTCATTTTACAGTCAATCCGCTTGCTGCGTATCTGCTTAGTCCGCTGCTGATGATAGGCTCGGTACTTATCGCAACTATCATCGGGACATCGGGCGCGGGACAAGTCAAAATTTCCGAAAATATAAAGGAGTAGACAATGAAGAGGATGATTATCGGTGATCATATCGTAAAATCTTTCGGCGAGGGCGATGAAAAGCGCAATGTTCTCGACGGAGTGTCCGTTGAAATAAACGAGGGCGAGTTCGTTGCGGTGATGGGACCTTCGGGCTCGGGGAAATCAACGCTGATGTTTGCACTGAGCGGGACGGATGGCGTTGATGGCGGAAAAGTCGTAGTTGACGGCAGGGATTTATCGAAGATTGGGGAGAATGAGCTTTCCGATATACGCCGAACAAAAATGGGATTTGTGTTCCAACAACCGACGATGCTGAAAAATCTGAATATCCTCGACAACATCATTCTTCCGTCCATGCGGGGCAACAGAAAAAACGCCGCAAAAATTACAGAAAAAGCAAGAGCGCTTATGAAAAGGACAGGCATTGCGGAGCTTGAAAAGCGCGACACTACACAGGTGTCGGGAGGTCAGCTTCAGCGTGCGGGAATATGCCGCGCGCTTATGAACAGCCCGAGAATTATATTCGGCGACGAGCCTACGGGCGCGCTCAACTCCCAATCCGCGCAGGAAATTATGGACCTATTTTCCGAAATCAACGCGGAGGGTACTGCGGTTATGCTTGTCACTCACGACGCCAAGGTTGCGGCGCGGACGGAGCGTATTATGTTTATGCGCGATGGAAAAATCGTAAGCGATCTGAAGCTTCCGAAATTCACCGGGACGGATATGGATGGCAGGATCGAGAAAGTAACGGCGAAAATGAGGGAAATCGGAATATGATTTGTTGTTTTGAAAAGCAAATGAAGGAACTGTTGTCGGTGCAGACGGTGAGACCCTATATCTTGCGAGTACTTCTCGAAGACGACCTTGAATCGGTCGCAGGAATGTTTCGTGCCTAGTTGGAGTGATCTGGAGAATTTTTCTAAGGCGTGACTCCTCGCCTCCGCCATTACCATCAGAAAAGCGACCGTGATAGGTCGTTTTTTTGCGTGATAAGCCATTATGGGTGACATCATGAGGGTGAACGACTTTGGCGTGCTGCAGTTGGCTAATGACAAGGGGTAACCGCATCTGAGAAGCCGTGTATCAAAAAGTAGCAGCAAACGGGCACAGCCTTGAACCTCTATCTATGATTGCCATCTGGGAAAACCTGCGGCGTATAGTTTACTTATCGCAATTTGTCAAGATTGTTATAATAAGAGTATGTTTTTAGTTCTTTGTTTACCATCAGAGAAGGTAAATATTCCAATCACCTTTGTATCCAGTGTCATTAATAGCTAGTCCAATAAAGAGAAAGCAGGTGAACAAAATGAAGCTGACGGAAATTGAAAATACGATAGATCCAAATGTTTTAGAGCGAGGAGAAGCGTACTGGGAAAATGGTCATATCGTTGCTTTTCGTGAAGTGAAGCCCCGGGTTTACCACGCCGAGGTGGAGGGGGTCGTGTTTTACAATGTCGAAATTAAGCTTAGTTCGCGCGGGGAAGTCGTCCATACATTCTGTGATTGCCCCTATGACAAAGGCCCCATTTGTAAGCATGTCGCAGCTGTCCTTTTGGCAATCAGACATGCCTCCCAAAAAAAGAAGGCGGAATCCGATTCTAAAGGCAAGTCTGAAAATAAAAAGAGTATGGCTGACCATTTGTCCAAGCTCAGTAAGGACGAGTTGGTCGCGCTTCTTGTCCATTTCTCTAACGAAATCACGGAAGTAGAGCAAGCGCTCTCACTGAAATTTATAGACACCGGTGAGAAGGAAAGTGAAAACCATTTTAAAAAAATAATTCGTAACTCTATTAAACAAAACTCTGATCGTTCTGGCTTTGTTGCTTATCGGAATGTTCCCAACGCTGTCACGGGTGCCGAACAAATACTGAAGAAGGCGGAGGAAGCGCTGGATAGC contains the following coding sequences:
- a CDS encoding cold-shock protein; protein product: MQTGTVKWFNAEKGFGFIEVEGGSDVFVHFSAINGDGFKSLDEGQRVQFDVVQGNRGPQAENVTKL
- a CDS encoding cold-shock protein — translated: MNYRKKPVEEIPVENTAIWSCTNEDCNGWMRDNFAFDLEPTCPMCSSAMARDMKMLPLLVNTNGDSKAKRSDE
- a CDS encoding MgtC/SapB family protein; the protein is MTPADISLVHVVLRMVLAVVLGGFIGLEREKRSQAAGLRTHMLVSLGSALVMLISVYGFPVLDGRGKAQVDVARIAAQVVSGVGFLGAGTIIRNGTSVKGLTTAASLWVSAAIGLACGSGFITAALLGCGLSLVALWVLNQYDIKNRVAHRLHLLEIIADEREGWLTAMTKEVEAQGMSVRSFRMHAVSTARSKSWTRWLQPEREEASASEELDDAEGRDEDEQEPADVAAGCGRYVRIELKVLAEDMKSIAACSELLLAKEGVRDVRLVS
- the smpB gene encoding SsrA-binding protein SmpB, which encodes MGKKTDGKVLAQNKKASHDYFIEDTYEAGMVLTGTEIKSLRLGKANIGDAFATIRNGEVFVHNMHISPFEQGNRFNPGDPTRARKLLLHKEQISKLIGLTKQEGYTLVPLKIYVRNGYAKLLIGLGRGKKNYDKRESAAKRDAQREIQRALREKQKY
- a CDS encoding TetR/AcrR family transcriptional regulator, producing the protein MRVVKQAEERRNEILDAADELFGQKGFDGTSTNDILEKVGIARGTLYHHFKSKEDIMDALIERYSVRLLGAAQEIAADKSIPVVDRIIRVVMALNISGGSSSKEIMEHIHKPQNALMHQKIQRVIINGVPPILTEIIREGIEQGMFNTPFPYECMEMVVTYANTVFDDDMVQMTNEERASRMQAFVFNTERLLGAQSGSLMHVMQMFGDRNG
- a CDS encoding ABC transporter permease, coding for MYYRIIRNDILKSKAVTLTTMIFIAAAAMLVSLAAILVVNLSGALDTLMTQAKTPHFMQMHSGELNTARLTSFAEQNSNVDEFQVLEFLNMDGARIIFEDRSLANSVQDNGLSIQSEKFDYLLGLDGNVINVSDGELYVPISYMKDNTTKVGDKAVISGKEFTVAGFLRDSQMNSMLSSSKRFLVSRNDYAELKNHGNIEYLIEFRLKDLSKLSEFETAYASAGLEANGPTITYPLFKTINAVSDGMMIGVVLLVSVLVVTIAFMCIRFTLLAKIEDDYREIGVMMAIGLRISDIKKIYLAKYAAIAAAGCILGFALSFLFKGMLLENIRLYMGESENSSFALLFGIFGILLVFLAIIAYVSGVLRRFRKISAAEAIRFGTSQEKTAGAKRFNLSGNRLFNTNIFLGVKDVLARKKLYATMLAVLVISAFIIIVPQNLYNTISSKNFIKYMGIGNSDIRIDIQQTGNISEKATEIIKTMSSDSAISKYAVLTTKTFKAKTEDGSEERLKIELGDHSIFPVEYAEGRAPAAEDEIALSAMNANELSTKVGEIITLVIEGKEKNLTVSGIYSDITNGGKTAKAVFTDNSADIMWYVICAELSDPSLIDSKVLEYADRFEYAKVSDIDEYMAQTYGSTISSVGKASKSAIAVALIISVLVTLLFMKMLVAKDRYSIAVMKAFGFTNWDIQVQYVSRSVFVLIVGIVLGTLLANTLGEMLAGAVISSFGASTFHFTVNPLAAYLLSPLLMIGSVLIATIIGTSGAGQVKISENIKE
- a CDS encoding ABC transporter ATP-binding protein — translated: MKRMIIGDHIVKSFGEGDEKRNVLDGVSVEINEGEFVAVMGPSGSGKSTLMFALSGTDGVDGGKVVVDGRDLSKIGENELSDIRRTKMGFVFQQPTMLKNLNILDNIILPSMRGNRKNAAKITEKARALMKRTGIAELEKRDTTQVSGGQLQRAGICRALMNSPRIIFGDEPTGALNSQSAQEIMDLFSEINAEGTAVMLVTHDAKVAARTERIMFMRDGKIVSDLKLPKFTGTDMDGRIEKVTAKMREIGI